Genomic DNA from Marnyiella aurantia:
CAGGTTGAAAGGCCGCACCGCATATTCATCGAAAGCAGTCACTTTAATATCAAGCAGATCACCGGTCTGAAGGCGGGAGCCCTCAAAAACCGCCTGCTGAACCTGCTGCTCCGTTAGCGCACGGTCCGTGTCCATATAGACCATGTTCTCCTTTGGCTTGCAGGAACTAAATAACAGCAAGAGCAATAGAATATATAAACTATTTTTCATCATAAACGTAAATTCATGCAAAGATATATAAAGTATGCCGAATGCCGGTTCGTGCCGAAAACATTTTTTTGGTGGTTAAAATGAAAATGCATAATGCCAGATATTTACAGCAAAGGTGGAGATGGAAACGCTGCAAAGAGAAGACCCGACAAAGTAGCTACGGAAGGAAGATGGATGTTACTTGATAAGGACTTTGCCTTCAAAGGGAAAATGGGATATATACTGAAGGTTGGTTCCCTTAACAATTTCGGAACCTTCGGACAGAAAAACATAGCGGCTGCCCTGTAGGACAAAAAGAACAAAACGGGTACTGTTTCGGATTCTGAGACGGCCCAGGTCCAAAGAAAGAAGATAACTGTTTTTGGATTCCATTTTGGTCCACTCATCTTCGCCAAACATAAGATTTTTCTCACGTGTACGGAATAAATTTAATAACATCATTATTTAGTTTGTGACAAAAATAGCATTAATCTGCTAGATATTTTGCGTTATTTTCAAAACAAAGCTGTTTTGGTCAAAAATGGGCAAACAAATTTTTGAAAATATGCTCACTATATAAATCTATTAACCATTATGATGAATTAAAGGATCGAACTCTGTTTATAACCGCTCTATAATGTGTTCTTGTAAGTTTTAATGCATCACGAATAAATCGGTATGCTGACCATTTAAATTTCTCCCGGCCACTAAACCGCCAGCCAAACACCATCATCTAAAATCTTTGCTCTGTATGGGTCCTGAACTGAAATTTGAAACTTGTTGAACTGATAACAAAGCGGGCTGTCATACTCAAATGACAGCCCGCCTTCTTGTTAGGATGAAACGTTATTTAATAGGAACAGACCATTCAATACCACTGATGTCAACCAGCTTTAGCATATAGTCATCTCCGATTGGAAGCCCGGACAGGCTGATGCTGAGATCTGCCTTGGCACCTAAAGGTAAAATTAAACTGTGCTTCCCCGGTTTAATCTTTGCCACATAATAATTTCGGATGTTTTCCGCTGGGAATTCAGCTAATTGATTTTGATCCATGTCTTTAACGGTGTGACCATTGCCGTCCACAATTTGTATAGCAATCAAAAAGGAACCGTATACGTCAGCACCTTCGGTCCGGAACAGCTGAAAAGAGAGTTGGTCACCATGTTGCTGTATATTGGAAATTTCAACCTTAGGTCGGACAGACTTATTATGAAGAGTGCCAAATACACCACCGTGAAAATACTGATTGGTAAAGAGCGTCAGTCCGAATATAATGAGGGACATAGCCAATACTTTTGGCGCAGTATTTTTTACAGGAAGCCGGCCCGAACCCAGGAAAGCAAACCATTTCCTGTTTGTAAAGCTAACAGATCTGTTAATTAGAATACGGTCCAGTGAATAGTGGTCGCTGCCCGACAGAAAAAGAACAAAACCGCTTGCGATCCCGAGTACTCCGATTTGCCACTCGTCCAGACAGGTGGTTCCTAACCAACCCGAACCGAGCAGAATTCCCAGAGCAAGAAAGAAGACACCAATACTCATCAGCCGTGTAAACAGCCCTAATATCAGCAGCAAGCCCACAATCGCTTCAATCATTGTAAAGACAACCATTGAGGTTTGCAAAGCATCAGGGTGAGACACCAGATATTCAATTATAGGTTTGATGCCCAGCGCGTTGGGCAGAAAATGGTTAAACTTTTCTCCTATATAACCTGCCTCATCGGGTATAAGTTTATTATCTAAAATCAAGCGTCGCCAGAATGCCGAGAAATAAGTCCAGCCTATAACCCACCGCAGGGATAATGTAATAAGTCCAGCCGGAGTGGCCGTACTTTCAGTATAAATTTTCATTGAATGTTATATTTTATTAAACGTAAAAAATTAGCAGCGTGTAAGAATAACCCTATGCTGTATAAATTTTAAGACGTTTGTATAAAATATATCGGGGTGGACTGTCACCTGAAAATATATTTGAGTACCGGTTATAAACCGTGGGTGAAAATACCTCAAAAGATTGATTGAATACAAAATCAGAGAGTTGGTCCTGAGATTTTGCTTTGGATTTAGAAACAGCCGAAGTTGGTAGAAGATCACCCGGGAAATACACGCAGTAACCACCAGGAACGGTGGCCTTTGTGTTACTCAGCGGTCTGGCATATTCGGAATTTGCTGTATTGAGCAAGACCTCTTTTACGGAACACGGACTGCTGGCAAAAATAAGGAAGCCCAACAGTATAAGCTGGCGGCAAATGGTCTTGTATAGTCCCCGTCTTGGCATTGCTGCAAAGGTACAGTATAATTTTTCAACAGCATTCGCAAACCGGCACAACTTAATTTCTGACATTGCCCATGGACCGGGTTCCGTTCCGGGGAATACGGCCTCGAATATTTTGCGTAGATAAACCTTGCCTTAAGCAAGGTGGGCTCATTCCTATTAAAAACGGAAGCAAAAAAAGCAACACACAGGAATCCGGTTCGCAATTCCTCCGTTCCCTCTGCGCCTCCTCCCTTCCTCCGTGGTAAAATTAAACCACTTTTTACTTTTTACTTTTGCCCTGGCTCTTCTCCCCTCAAAACCCTTTGTGCCTTTTGAAAACCTTCGTGCTCTTTGTGGTTAAAAATCTCTGCAACCGGGTAATTATAATATCATCCCGTCGGGGTTCTTAATCATCGGATTTTCCTTAATTTATAAAATAACACCCCTTCGGGGTTATCTAACCACGGAGCACACAGTGGTTTTACAGAGCACACAGCGCTAATTCAAATCTATAATCTGAAATCTTGCTTCCTGGTTCTTGGTTCTTGGTTCTAAAATAAGTCTGGAATCTGATATCTGAAATCTAACGTCTAAAATACCATGTCTGATATCTAGCATCTTTGCTCTTTCATCTTTCCTCCTTTTTCCTTTTGCCCTGGCTCTTCTCCCCTCAAAACCCCTTTGTGTTCCTTAAAATAACCTTTGTAAACTCTGTGGTTAGATCTTGCTTCCTGGTTCTTAGTTCTAAAAAAGTCTGAAATCTCCTGTCTGATATCTAGCATCTTTGCTCTTTCATCTTTTCTCCTTTTTCCTATAGCCTTGGCTCTTCTCCCCTCTTCTTCGTGCACCTTGTGAAAATTCGTGCTATTTGTGGTTAAAAATCCCTGCAACCGGGCAATTATAATATCATCCCGTCGGGTTCTTAATCATCGGAGTTTCCTTAATTTATAAAAATAACACCCCTTCGGGGTTATATAACCACGGAGCACACAGTGGTTTTACAGAGCACACAGCGCTAAATTCAAATCTATAATCTGAATCTTGGTTCCTGGTTCTAAAAAAAAGTCTGATATCTGATATCTAACGTCTAAAATCTCATGTCTGATATCCACCATCTAATCCAACCACAAGGCACACAAAGATGACCCCACGTACACTAGGAAGAATCCATAATTCAAAATTCAACATCCAAAATTCAAAATCCTGCTTTTCGCCTCTAAATAAAAGTCTGAAATCTGATATCTGATGAATAGCTTCTTTGATCTTTCATCCAACCATATCTGAAATCAAAAAAGCAGGAACTCCTTCCGAAGTCCCTGCTTAATCAATTATCTAAATTAAATTCAATAACCCGCTGTCTGCCTGCTGCCTTTGTGGCGGGAGCCGCTTTCTTGCACCTCATTATCATCCTCTTTTGCGGCGAAATTGATAAAGCTTTCAGCTATGTCGGTAAGTGTATGGTCCGTCCTTTCCTCCTCTTCCAGTGTTCTATGTAAAAGGTTGGAAGCATCACTCAGCCCCAGCGTCTCGGCAAGTGCCGCCAGGCCACCATAACTGGCTATTTCGTAATGTTCAACTTTCTGGGCAGCAATGATTAATGCCGCGTCACGTGTCATACTTCCCTCTTCGGTCTCTTCTGTTACGGTTTCACCCTCACGCAGAATGCCCAGTATGGCTTCACACTTCTTCGCTTCAGGATCTTCACCCATCAAGCGGAAAACCTTCTCCAGACGTGAAATATGTTTCATAGTCTGCAGTTCATGATCTTCAAAGGCCTCCTTCAGCTCTTCGGTGGTAGCAGCTTCCTGCATTTTCTTCAGAGCCTCTTTGATTTCCTTTTCAGCAAAATAAATATCCTTCAGCCCATTGGTGAAGAACTTATAAAGAGGACCGTCTTTTTCTGTCTCTAAAGCTGATGCAGATGATGTACTGTTGCTGCCATCCTGTTTTTCCTCATGCTGCGTCTTATTGCTTTCTGAACTGGTAGTCTGCTCATCTTTATTAGCGGATTCCGCCGACGTTTCGGCAGGAGTAGTTCCCGATAGCCTGTCTTTTTGATTTGTATTGCTCATTGTAGTAATTTTAATGAAAAAAGGCGGGCTTGCTCACGCAGCCGGCCAGATATAGTTAATGACGGCTGCTGTTGTTATTTCCGTTCTCATTGCTCCGGCTTCCGAATCCACCCCGGCGTCCTGACCTTTCCTGCGAGCCGCCGTATCCGCCCGTATTGCCTCGGTCCGACCAGTTCTCAGAAGATCCACGCGATGAAGACTGGTCATGCTCCGAACCCCAGCCACCGCGGTTACCGGAATACTCATTGCTGGAGGCATTGCTGCCGCCGGACCCGCCCCGGCCGGACTGCCAGGACTGCGAACCTTGACCACCACGGTTGCCCTGCTGCCGTTCGTAGGAACCGTCACTGCCGGATCTGCCGCTGCTGTATCCTTCGCTTCCATACATTTCATTGCCGCCACGTCCCCTGCGGTCTCCGTAGGAACTGCCGTACTGAGAGTCATGGTGCCTGTCGAAACTGTCGCTTCCGCGGCTTCCGCCGTGTGCACCTCCGAAATGCGCATGACCGCCTTCCTGTGAGCCGCCCCTGCCATAATCCCAGTCGTCTTGTGACCCAGAGTTGCGGTAGTCCTGATTTCGGGAGTCGCCGTATCCGCCACCGGAACTTTGCCGCCCGCTGTCAAAATTTCCCTGCGAACCGTACCTGTTATTGTCGTCACTGCCGTGCGAACCGCCTCTGCCGGAACCCCACTGATCACGGCCGTAGTCATTTTGATTATTTCTGCCACGGTTACCTCCACTGTTGGAATAGCGGCTGTTTTCTGAGCCACCGCCGTAGTTTAAACCTTGGTTCCCCCATCTGGACTCATCATCCCAGTCGCTTTCCGACCGTCCGAATCCGCGGTTCATCCCGCTGGACTCACCCGACATCCCCCTGTTTCCTCTGTCGTAGGAATTGTCGTTATTGTCCCAGTCATTGGAATAGCGGTCATTGTGGCGCCCTTCCTGTGCACCGTGCCGGTTCTCCTGTCCAAAGCCACTGCCTTCATAATAGCTCTCATTTCCAGAGTTTCGCTGCGAACCGTTCCCCCCAGCATGGGAGCTGCGACTATCATAATTCTCGTTCCTCTGATTTTCGTTTCCACCGCGTGAAGACCAGTTGTCTTCATTACCGTAATTTCTTCTGTTGTTCATAATAATAATTTTTGATTGTTTTGGTTTTGCTAAATTAATATAGCATTTAAGCAATCACAAATTATTTATGTTAAATATCAACGCTACATAATACGTAATAATTAAAATATGTTTAATACAAAAGCTAATTCTGTGTCGACAATGCAATTATGCAATATGCAGTTAATCCACCTTAAATTGAGGAATAATCCCATTATAATGCCAACCATAACAGTTCCGGTCGTATCCGAACTGTCATCTTCGCCTTTAAAAAATTGAAAAAAGAACCTGTAGAGAAGTGCAGAATTTATTTTAACACAAGTTTTTCAACCTCCTAAACAGACAGTTTGGTGCTAAAAATTCTATAAAATTGCCTTTCGAATAATATAAATATTTAATTAATTATTTCTATATATTACTTTCCTATAACAAGGAAATGTTTTAACATATTTTAACAGTATAAGTTCTACAATTTCGGTTAAATCGGGATTTACAGAGCACACAGCGCTAATTCAAATCTATAATCTGAAACCTTGCTCCTGGTTCTTGGTTCTTGATTCTAAAAAAGTCTGAAATCTGATATCTGATATCTAACGTCTAAAATCTGATATCTAGCATCTTGGCTCTTTGCTCTTTCCTCCTTTTTCCTTTTGCCTTATCTCTTTCTCCGATTCCTCTGCGCCTCCTCCGTATCTCCGTGGTAAAATTAAACCCACTTTTTACTTTTTACTTTTTACTTTTGCCCTGGCTCTTCTCCCCTCGAAGCCCCTTTGTGTTCCTTAAAAAAAAATTGTGCTCTTTGTGGTTAAAAAAATCCGTGATTAAAAGCAACAAACAAGAATCTGCTTCGTAATTCCTCCGTTCCCTCTGCGCCTCCTCTGTGCCTCCGTGGTAAATTTAAACCCACTTTTTACTTTTTACTTTTGCCCTGGCTCTTACGTCCCGCAGGGGTCTCTTCGGACACCGTCGGAAGCACTTTTTCCTTTTCCCTTTTGCCGTGGCTCTTCCTCCGTTCCCTCTGCGCCTCCTCTGTGCCTCCGTGGTAAATTTAAACCCACTTTTTACTTTTTACTTTTGCCTTGGCTCTTCTCCCCTCAAAACCCCTTTGTGTTCCTTAAAATAACCTTTGTGGTTAGATCTTGCTTCCTGGTTCTTGGTTCTAAAAAAGTCTGATATCTGATATCTGGAATCTAACGTCTAAAATCTCATGTCTGATATCTAGCATCTTTGCTCTTTCATCTTTCCTCCTTTTTCCTTTTGCCCTGGCTCTCCTCCTCGAAACCCTTTGTGCACCTTGTGAATACTTTGTGCTCTTTGTGGTTAAAACCCCTGTGCTCAAAAAGTTTTACAGGAAATTTACACCTCAACAGCTTTACGACTTTACAACTTTACAACT
This window encodes:
- a CDS encoding TQO small subunit DoxD translates to MKIYTESTATPAGLITLSLRWVIGWTYFSAFWRRLILDNKLIPDEAGYIGEKFNHFLPNALGIKPIIEYLVSHPDALQTSMVVFTMIEAIVGLLLILGLFTRLMSIGVFFLALGILLGSGWLGTTCLDEWQIGVLGIASGFVLFLSGSDHYSLDRILINRSVSFTNRKWFAFLGSGRLPVKNTAPKVLAMSLIIFGLTLFTNQYFHGGVFGTLHNKSVRPKVEISNIQQHGDQLSFQLFRTEGADVYGSFLIAIQIVDGNGHTVKDMDQNQLAEFPAENIRNYYVAKIKPGKHSLILPLGAKADLSISLSGLPIGDDYMLKLVDISGIEWSVPIK
- a CDS encoding YciE/YciF ferroxidase family protein; protein product: MSNTNQKDRLSGTTPAETSAESANKDEQTTSSESNKTQHEEKQDGSNSTSSASALETEKDGPLYKFFTNGLKDIYFAEKEIKEALKKMQEAATTEELKEAFEDHELQTMKHISRLEKVFRLMGEDPEAKKCEAILGILREGETVTEETEEGSMTRDAALIIAAQKVEHYEIASYGGLAALAETLGLSDASNLLHRTLEEEERTDHTLTDIAESFINFAAKEDDNEVQESGSRHKGSRQTAGY